Below is a genomic region from Methanobacterium sp..
GATTTTTCGAATGCCCAAACACTTGTGTTTGGCAGCCCCAAAAATTGAAATTTTTGGAGGTTGAAGAAAATTCCATGAATTTTCTGAACCCCAAAAATATAAAAAATATTTTTGGAGGAAATAAATGAAAATTTGTATTTTAGGTTTTGGTGCAGTTGGAAAGGGTGTAGTAAAGGCTATTTCCCTGAAAAATGATAGATTTAAAGAAAAATATGGATTAGATCTTAAGGTGGTAGCAGTTACAGATACTTCGGGAGCTGCAATCTCTAATAATGGGTTAGATCTTGATTTACTCCTTGAAACTAAAGAAAAAACTGGAAAGGTTTCTAATTATCCAGGATATGGAGTTTCTGGAATGTCAAATATGCAAGTACTTGATAAGGCTGAATATGACTGTCTTGTTGAAGTAACTCCTACTGATATCTGCAACGGTGAACCTGCTAAAACACATATTTTAAATGCATTTGAGGACAAAAGAGATGTAGTTACCTCAAATAAGGGACCTTTAGCTTTATACTTTAAAGAACTAAATGGATCTGCAATGAATAATGGAGTTCAGTTTAAATTTGAAGCTTCCGTAGGTGGGGCAATGCCAATTATAAACTTTGCCCATGAAACTCTGTCCAGCTGCGATATAGATTCTATAGTGGGAATATTAAATGGTACAACCAATTATATACTCTCAAGGATGGCTAAGGAAGGTTCATCATATGAA
It encodes:
- a CDS encoding homoserine dehydrogenase, with the protein product MKICILGFGAVGKGVVKAISLKNDRFKEKYGLDLKVVAVTDTSGAAISNNGLDLDLLLETKEKTGKVSNYPGYGVSGMSNMQVLDKAEYDCLVEVTPTDICNGEPAKTHILNAFEDKRDVVTSNKGPLALYFKELNGSAMNNGVQFKFEASVGGAMPIINFAHETLSSCDIDSIVGILNGTTNYILSRMAKEGSSYEQILKESQELGIAETNPAQDVEGIDAACKTVILANSLLGRDVSYKDVEVIGISKITPESISLAKNEGYLIKLIGEVSGDVLEVSPRLVREGSPFAVDGTLNVATLKTDLAEDVTVVGKGAGPLETASAILSDIISIYKIKQCNG